Proteins encoded by one window of Micromonospora coxensis:
- a CDS encoding DUF7710 domain-containing protein, with translation MSSDDDSKFVLSEARRHHLAQVNGVLRRPGMYGRDEMAERLLLEAMAAVDGSLDRWWAECEGLREREAFAATGVMGAYSNILPADALRDATASVYAEIAHRLRWLELDRALSEAESHQLSTGVGGWVRQDRTLSEVVETFGPPSLWIGGTNPFYPKTLAYTAADPDHNLICFHLWNTFSDTATETELRGVHPEPVVLGVRHRPGTFPDSFSFTPEGLHRRPNGDQRSPLRSTAWIFHGDRARYASGLFDTLDAGLVWAAEHQVTGILAEYAHGGAYDVAVSEGRFTPSRAHHGTADHVAAFGPGLRHIHLTEGRRD, from the coding sequence ATGAGCAGCGATGACGATTCCAAGTTTGTTCTCAGTGAGGCACGTCGACATCATCTGGCGCAAGTGAACGGTGTGCTCCGTCGCCCCGGCATGTACGGCAGGGACGAGATGGCCGAACGGCTTCTGCTGGAGGCAATGGCTGCCGTGGATGGAAGCCTGGATCGCTGGTGGGCGGAGTGCGAGGGACTACGCGAACGCGAGGCGTTCGCCGCGACGGGTGTCATGGGTGCCTACAGCAACATCCTGCCGGCTGATGCCCTGCGTGATGCCACGGCCTCCGTCTACGCCGAGATCGCCCATCGCCTCCGCTGGCTTGAGCTGGATCGGGCGTTGTCGGAGGCGGAGTCTCACCAATTGAGCACCGGCGTCGGCGGGTGGGTGAGGCAGGACCGGACGCTGTCCGAGGTCGTCGAGACGTTCGGGCCCCCGTCGCTGTGGATCGGCGGAACTAACCCCTTCTACCCCAAGACGCTTGCCTACACCGCGGCCGATCCCGACCACAACCTGATCTGCTTCCACCTGTGGAATACCTTCTCGGACACCGCAACCGAGACGGAGCTACGCGGCGTGCACCCCGAACCCGTGGTTCTCGGCGTGCGTCATCGACCAGGCACCTTTCCCGACTCGTTCTCGTTCACGCCCGAGGGCTTGCACCGCAGGCCCAATGGTGACCAGCGGAGCCCGCTCAGGTCGACCGCCTGGATCTTCCACGGTGACCGCGCCCGATACGCCTCCGGCCTGTTCGACACCTTGGACGCCGGCCTCGTCTGGGCGGCCGAGCACCAGGTGACCGGAATCCTGGCCGAGTACGCCCACGGGGGCGCCTACGACGTCGCGGTCAGCGAGGGCCGCTTCACGCCATCGAGAGCGCACCACGGCACCGCCGACCACGTCGCCGCCTTTGGTCCGGGGTTGCGTC
- a CDS encoding DUF2637 domain-containing protein, with amino-acid sequence MKPAANTPDPSPTAVGDIAAQGKHLRRLRWAVRATLALGVAASVAANVLHAHPNPISQIIAAWPPLALMLTVELISRVPHHRRLLGAIRITAAATIAIIAAWVSYWHLVGVASRYGENDNGAAYLLPISVDGLVIVASVSLVEITARIRAAPTTSVAPTAPAAFRPTAASPARRRPSAAVPVPGPSAVRGKHSALTSGKGTGSGAGMTPKAQNLGPPPADTDSDEQAGRQDDTQAQNVPTTTAAAVAYWRQRDPALHPAEVAARIGKSERTVRRHWPPRTTTRRTSGHPRHQPAQ; translated from the coding sequence ATGAAACCCGCAGCGAACACCCCCGACCCGAGCCCCACCGCTGTTGGCGACATCGCCGCCCAGGGCAAGCATCTGCGGCGCCTGCGGTGGGCAGTTCGCGCCACCCTGGCCCTCGGCGTGGCCGCATCGGTCGCCGCGAACGTCCTCCACGCCCACCCCAACCCGATCAGCCAAATCATCGCCGCATGGCCGCCCCTGGCGCTGATGCTCACCGTCGAGCTGATCTCCCGCGTCCCCCACCACCGGCGGCTCCTCGGCGCCATCCGTATCACCGCAGCCGCCACCATCGCCATCATCGCCGCCTGGGTGTCGTACTGGCATCTGGTCGGCGTCGCCTCCCGCTACGGCGAGAATGACAACGGCGCCGCATACCTGCTACCCATCTCCGTCGACGGACTCGTCATCGTCGCCAGCGTCAGCCTCGTCGAAATCACCGCCCGCATCCGCGCCGCCCCAACCACCAGCGTGGCGCCCACCGCCCCTGCCGCATTCCGACCAACCGCCGCGTCGCCTGCACGCCGACGGCCCTCCGCCGCCGTGCCCGTTCCAGGCCCGTCTGCCGTACGTGGCAAGCACTCAGCCCTCACCAGCGGGAAGGGCACAGGCAGCGGTGCGGGGATGACGCCGAAGGCACAGAATCTTGGCCCTCCACCAGCGGACACCGACTCAGATGAGCAGGCCGGCCGACAGGACGACACGCAGGCGCAGAACGTGCCGACCACGACCGCCGCGGCGGTGGCCTACTGGCGACAGCGTGACCCCGCCCTACACCCGGCGGAGGTCGCGGCGCGGATCGGCAAGTCCGAACGAACCGTGCGCCGCCACTGGCCGCCACGAACCACAACACGCCGGACCAGCGGACATCCGCGCCATCAACCTGCGCAATGA
- a CDS encoding BTAD domain-containing putative transcriptional regulator — translation MTPRTARTAAITTTLLLTTAVPVLLAATDTWAPQVPSPHAVRQWIARPLDARFVVALTATAAATLSLLLITVVLTHAYTTLGRRLHWAGHIRAPGPLQGITAAVLGATAVTTATTGTAHADAATTSSTPDLPSAAPNTAAPAAQDRGPAPSKEATPATYRVQRGDSLARIAARTLGDAGRWPEIFALNRGTHFPHVGGTLRDPNLIYPGWTLTLPTNTTPTPAPERSTDTTPPQHPDPDEPPAPAIPDATPSSAAPTHTPAPSVSPSSHTSAPSDTAQPTTQPETGDSDGRTQRPARGVSLPSGSWVNLGLALAITAAVALLWAHRQHRYVPRTPSTRAHPTDADPAPMPRVVDHIRRGLHHVTAQTDTPHIGEGQSADPDTNQRPPHAADAPHDHQPEHRDNDLDHPDSVTTSTAFTRDDPQSPPWPTAGLGLTGPGAAPAGRGFLTAAFATANTDHPDAPTHVIIPAATAASLLDTDPTDLPRTPRLTITATLDDALTILEAQALHRTRLLQHHDIDTITQLRATDAHDEPLPPVLLIANPTSRDTARTAALLSQGHHLDIHGLLLGTWPTGDTVTVATDGTTTPADNPTRHGPHPADIGRFAVLNPAETVALLTTLTETHASAPQAPAPTDAAPQPDASSTAHAATSTPHGVGLDDNSPLLPVTTPEPDEPTTGSTEPERRADRVTVTVLGKPAIIDADPQRHLRAKSMELLVYLAVRDGNASTEAILDDLLPDAPASKALHRLHTYISDLRAALRHHAGPGTYLTRNQHRYQLHPDRLDIDLWRMRAAIRTADTAGTHHERVKALRRAVETYQPLADGCDYEWLEPYRHTVQREALDAVAALLEELTEHPDQQATVCDTALPHHPYTEALYQHAMRAHARLGHPDTIRALRRTLTRRLAEIDTEPTDDTLTLADQLIADIRQPRRTPQSSNSEAPA, via the coding sequence GTGACACCCCGAACAGCACGCACCGCCGCGATCACCACCACCCTCCTGCTCACCACAGCGGTGCCGGTACTGCTCGCTGCCACCGACACCTGGGCCCCGCAGGTGCCCTCACCTCACGCCGTGCGGCAGTGGATCGCCCGACCACTCGACGCCCGTTTCGTCGTCGCCCTCACGGCAACCGCAGCCGCGACGTTGTCGTTGCTGCTGATCACCGTCGTGCTCACCCACGCCTACACCACTCTCGGCCGCCGGCTGCACTGGGCCGGCCACATCCGCGCTCCCGGTCCGCTGCAAGGCATCACCGCAGCCGTGCTCGGCGCCACAGCCGTCACCACCGCCACGACGGGCACCGCCCACGCCGATGCGGCTACCACCTCCAGCACCCCCGACCTGCCCTCCGCCGCGCCGAACACCGCCGCACCCGCCGCACAGGACCGAGGCCCCGCCCCTTCCAAGGAAGCAACCCCCGCCACCTACAGGGTGCAGCGCGGCGACAGCCTCGCCCGCATCGCCGCACGCACCCTCGGCGACGCCGGCCGGTGGCCGGAAATCTTCGCCCTCAACCGCGGCACGCACTTCCCGCATGTCGGCGGCACCCTGCGCGACCCCAACCTCATCTACCCGGGCTGGACCCTCACCCTGCCCACCAACACCACCCCAACGCCTGCGCCCGAGCGCTCCACCGACACCACGCCACCGCAGCACCCGGATCCTGACGAGCCACCCGCACCGGCCATCCCCGACGCGACACCCTCCTCCGCCGCGCCGACGCACACCCCGGCGCCTAGCGTCAGCCCGTCCTCCCACACCAGCGCACCGTCTGACACGGCACAACCCACGACCCAACCCGAGACAGGCGACTCCGACGGCAGAACTCAGCGGCCCGCCCGCGGTGTGTCACTGCCCAGCGGCAGCTGGGTCAACCTCGGCCTGGCCCTCGCCATCACCGCCGCCGTAGCGCTGCTCTGGGCCCACCGCCAACACCGCTACGTCCCCCGCACGCCCTCCACCCGAGCACACCCCACGGACGCCGATCCGGCACCGATGCCCCGAGTGGTCGACCACATCCGCCGCGGCCTCCACCACGTCACCGCCCAGACCGATACACCCCACATTGGCGAAGGTCAGTCTGCCGACCCGGACACCAACCAGCGTCCGCCCCACGCCGCCGACGCCCCGCACGATCACCAACCGGAGCATCGCGACAACGACCTCGACCACCCCGACAGCGTCACCACGTCGACGGCTTTCACCCGCGACGACCCGCAGTCACCGCCATGGCCGACGGCAGGACTCGGACTGACCGGCCCCGGCGCCGCACCCGCCGGCCGCGGGTTCCTCACCGCAGCCTTCGCCACTGCCAACACCGATCACCCGGACGCACCAACCCACGTGATCATCCCGGCGGCCACCGCAGCGTCCCTGCTCGACACCGACCCCACAGACCTGCCCCGCACACCACGGCTGACCATCACCGCCACCCTCGACGACGCCCTGACAATCCTCGAAGCCCAGGCGCTGCACCGCACCCGACTCCTGCAGCACCACGACATCGACACCATCACCCAACTACGCGCCACCGACGCACACGACGAGCCCCTCCCACCCGTGCTGCTAATCGCCAACCCCACCAGCAGAGATACCGCCCGCACCGCCGCCCTGCTCAGCCAAGGCCACCACCTCGACATCCACGGCCTACTGCTCGGCACCTGGCCCACCGGCGACACCGTCACCGTCGCCACCGACGGCACCACCACCCCCGCCGACAACCCCACCCGGCACGGCCCTCACCCCGCCGACATCGGCCGCTTCGCCGTACTCAACCCCGCCGAGACCGTCGCGCTCCTCACAACCCTGACCGAAACCCACGCCAGCGCACCACAGGCGCCCGCTCCCACCGACGCTGCACCCCAACCGGATGCCAGCAGCACCGCACACGCAGCGACCAGCACCCCACACGGCGTCGGCCTCGACGACAACAGCCCTCTCCTGCCAGTCACCACGCCTGAGCCGGACGAGCCCACCACCGGCAGCACCGAACCCGAGCGCCGTGCCGACCGAGTGACGGTGACAGTGCTCGGCAAGCCCGCCATCATCGATGCCGACCCCCAGCGCCACCTCCGCGCCAAATCCATGGAACTACTGGTCTATCTGGCCGTACGCGACGGCAACGCCTCCACCGAAGCGATCCTCGACGACCTGCTGCCCGACGCCCCCGCCAGCAAAGCCCTGCACCGCCTGCACACCTACATCTCCGACCTCCGCGCCGCGCTACGCCACCACGCCGGCCCCGGCACCTACCTCACCCGAAACCAGCACCGCTACCAACTCCACCCCGACCGCCTCGACATCGACCTGTGGCGCATGCGCGCAGCGATCCGCACCGCCGACACCGCCGGCACACACCACGAACGCGTCAAAGCCCTACGCCGCGCCGTCGAGACCTACCAACCTCTCGCCGACGGCTGCGACTACGAATGGCTCGAACCGTATCGCCACACAGTGCAACGCGAAGCCCTCGACGCCGTCGCCGCACTACTCGAAGAACTCACTGAGCACCCCGACCAACAGGCCACCGTCTGCGACACCGCCCTACCGCACCACCCCTACACCGAAGCGCTCTACCAACACGCGATGCGCGCCCACGCTCGCCTCGGCCACCCCGACACCATCCGCGCGCTCCGCCGCACCCTGACCCGACGCCTCGCCGAGATCGACACCGAACCCACCGACGACACCCTCACCCTCGCCGACCAACTCATCGCCGACATCCGCCAACCCCGGCGAACCCCGCAGTCCTCCAACAGCGAGGCGCCGGCATGA